A single genomic interval of Streptomyces sp. 1222.5 harbors:
- the crcB gene encoding fluoride efflux transporter CrcB, protein MNWLLVIAGAVVGAPLRYLTDRAVQARHDSVFPWGTFVVNVTGCLILGTLTGAVSAGAAGPHLQLLLGTGLCGALTTYSTFSYETLRLTEAGSGLYAAVNVVASVVAGLAAAFAGVALAGALWA, encoded by the coding sequence GTGAACTGGCTGCTGGTCATCGCGGGTGCCGTGGTCGGCGCCCCCCTGCGCTACCTTACCGACCGGGCCGTGCAGGCCCGCCACGACTCGGTCTTCCCCTGGGGCACCTTCGTGGTGAACGTCACCGGCTGCCTGATCCTGGGAACGCTCACGGGCGCGGTCTCCGCCGGGGCCGCGGGCCCGCACCTTCAGCTCCTGCTGGGCACGGGCCTGTGCGGGGCGCTGACGACGTACTCGACCTTCTCCTACGAGACCCTGCGGCTGACCGAGGCCGGTTCCGGCCTCTACGCTGCCGTGAACGTCGTCGCGAGCGTGGTGGCGGGCCTCGCGGCCGCCTTC
- a CDS encoding SMP-30/gluconolactonase/LRE family protein — MDRSTELVPLHYVSLGARGPEDVVADAQGRVLTGVEDGRILRVHHLGDRLTARVEVLAETGGRPLGLELLPDGGLLVCDAERGLLRVDPEDGTVRVLADSVAGERLRFCSNVVALSDGTVYFTVSSRRYPLGQWLGDIVEHTGTGRLLRLAPGSREPEVVLEGLQFANGLAPSADGSFLVVAETGARRLTRYHLTGPRAGHTDLFAALPAMPDNLWREGPDGPIWVSLAGPRVPPLDLLHRAPAAVRSAAARAAVHAPFRPGRIVGVLAVDDTGRTLHHLTRRSSRFRMVTSVCTAGEHLILGSLWEPGVAVCARPAAG; from the coding sequence ATGGACCGCTCCACGGAACTCGTCCCGCTGCACTACGTCTCCCTCGGCGCCCGCGGCCCCGAGGACGTGGTGGCCGACGCGCAGGGACGCGTGCTGACCGGAGTGGAGGACGGGCGGATCCTCCGCGTCCACCACCTCGGCGACCGGCTCACGGCCCGGGTGGAGGTGCTGGCCGAGACCGGTGGCCGCCCCCTCGGTCTCGAACTCCTCCCGGACGGCGGCCTCCTGGTGTGCGACGCCGAGCGCGGACTGCTGCGCGTCGACCCGGAGGACGGCACCGTGCGCGTCCTCGCCGACTCGGTGGCGGGGGAGCGGCTCCGCTTCTGCAGCAACGTCGTCGCCCTGTCCGACGGCACCGTGTACTTCACCGTCTCCAGCCGCCGCTACCCCCTCGGCCAGTGGCTGGGCGACATCGTCGAACACACCGGAACCGGGCGGCTGCTCCGGCTCGCCCCCGGGTCCCGCGAACCCGAAGTCGTGCTGGAGGGACTGCAGTTCGCCAACGGGCTCGCCCCGAGCGCGGACGGCTCCTTCCTGGTCGTCGCCGAGACCGGCGCCCGCCGCCTCACCCGCTACCACCTCACCGGTCCGCGCGCCGGGCACACCGACCTCTTCGCCGCCCTCCCCGCGATGCCGGACAACCTCTGGCGGGAGGGCCCCGACGGGCCGATCTGGGTGTCCCTGGCCGGCCCCCGCGTCCCCCCGCTCGACCTCCTGCACCGCGCCCCGGCCGCCGTCCGCTCCGCCGCCGCCCGTGCCGCCGTCCACGCGCCGTTCCGGCCGGGCCGGATCGTCGGCGTGCTGGCCGTGGACGACACCGGCCGGACCTTGCACCACCTCACCCGCCGCAGCTCCCGCTTCCGCATGGTCACGAGTGTCTGCACGGCCGGCGAGCACCTGATCCTCGGCAGCCTCTGGGAGCCCGGCGTCGCGGTGTGCGCGCGGCCCGCCGCGGGGTAG
- a CDS encoding helix-turn-helix domain-containing protein, translated as MGIPSGRVRQTILEWLKDPAAHFPAAGRCHPADTGVTAGAVAAKLGVPRRTALAHLDLLTRLGLLRTRRFHCRTYYRRDEVRIAEVARMFEKGW; from the coding sequence ATGGGCATTCCCTCGGGCCGCGTACGGCAGACCATCCTCGAATGGCTCAAGGACCCGGCGGCCCACTTCCCGGCCGCGGGCCGGTGCCACCCCGCCGACACCGGCGTCACCGCCGGGGCCGTCGCCGCGAAGCTGGGCGTACCGCGCCGGACCGCCCTCGCCCACCTGGACCTGCTGACCCGCCTGGGCCTGCTGCGCACACGGCGGTTCCATTGCCGTACGTACTACCGGCGCGACGAGGTCCGCATCGCCGAGGTGGCCCGCATGTTCGAAAAGGGCTGGTGA
- a CDS encoding DUF2795 domain-containing protein: MARTSVPEVLHALKDVTYPADRDRLVTAAREAGASGGVVTALRGIPAEEYPSREAVARSVRAAPDPDPGRRRTQRARHGGKPGLSQHLREEPRTPIQEEFGR; encoded by the coding sequence ATGGCCCGTACCAGCGTCCCCGAAGTGCTGCACGCGCTGAAGGACGTCACCTACCCGGCCGACAGGGACCGGCTGGTCACGGCCGCGCGCGAGGCCGGCGCGTCCGGCGGGGTCGTCACGGCCCTGCGCGGGATCCCGGCCGAGGAGTACCCCAGCCGCGAGGCCGTGGCGAGGTCGGTCCGGGCGGCCCCGGACCCGGATCCCGGCCGCCGCCGCACGCAACGGGCGCGGCACGGCGGCAAGCCCGGCCTCTCGCAGCATCTGAGGGAAGAGCCGAGGACGCCGATCCAGGAGGAGTTCGGCCGCTGA
- a CDS encoding CAP domain-containing protein yields the protein MGQHRRKQHYRRIVITAAAIGAVGVPSVALACSEWPSGAQEPSYAAPTSTPVARWHHTHRHHHRNFFPAAPQSSASSAPPATAHPSAPKKAEAPEPRNTTAPSAPRATVPTAPAAPAAPTAPATHAAPSSPSTPKPTATASGVTARIVQLVNAERAKAGCQPLTLNSALTKAAQAHSADMAAHQNMSHTGSDGSAPGDRITRAGYTWSSYGENVAYGYSTPEQVMDGWMSSPGHRANILNCSFKEIGVGLAQPNSYWTQDFGTAR from the coding sequence ATGGGCCAGCATCGAAGGAAGCAGCACTACCGGCGGATAGTCATCACCGCCGCCGCCATCGGAGCCGTGGGCGTGCCGTCGGTCGCCCTGGCGTGCTCCGAGTGGCCGTCCGGCGCGCAGGAGCCGTCGTACGCCGCCCCGACGAGTACGCCCGTGGCGCGGTGGCACCACACGCACAGGCATCACCACCGCAACTTTTTCCCCGCGGCGCCGCAGTCCTCCGCGTCGTCCGCGCCCCCGGCCACCGCCCATCCGAGTGCGCCGAAGAAGGCCGAGGCACCCGAGCCCAGGAACACCACCGCTCCGAGCGCGCCTCGGGCCACCGTGCCCACCGCTCCGGCGGCTCCGGCCGCCCCCACGGCCCCGGCCACCCACGCGGCGCCCTCCTCACCGAGCACCCCCAAGCCGACCGCCACGGCGTCCGGGGTCACCGCCCGGATCGTGCAGCTCGTCAACGCCGAGCGTGCGAAGGCCGGTTGCCAGCCGCTGACGCTGAACTCGGCCCTGACGAAGGCCGCGCAGGCGCACAGCGCGGACATGGCGGCCCACCAGAACATGTCGCACACCGGATCCGACGGGTCGGCCCCGGGCGACCGCATCACGCGCGCCGGCTACACCTGGAGCAGCTACGGCGAGAACGTCGCCTACGGCTACTCCACCCCGGAGCAGGTCATGGACGGCTGGATGTCCAGCCCGGGGCACCGGGCCAACATCCTCAACTGTTCGTTCAAGGAGATCGGCGTCGGTCTCGCGCAGCCGAACAGCTACTGGACCCAGGACTTCGGCACGGCCAGGTGA
- a CDS encoding SseB family protein, with the protein METPAHDDLPTPAQQALDALTLNAEDQAALDTLAHTDVLVPVPDDTVDGEGADATTVALPVLEQPDGDPVVPVFTSEGEMAELLPFVSRYRLIPLGALASQWPEEDLSLAIDGSSAHALTLTSRGVRTLLAR; encoded by the coding sequence ATGGAGACACCCGCACACGACGACCTGCCCACGCCGGCCCAGCAGGCGCTGGACGCGCTGACCCTGAACGCAGAGGACCAGGCCGCTCTGGACACCCTCGCCCACACCGACGTGCTCGTGCCCGTGCCGGACGACACCGTGGACGGTGAGGGTGCCGACGCCACCACGGTGGCGCTGCCCGTCCTGGAACAGCCCGACGGCGACCCGGTCGTCCCGGTGTTCACCTCGGAGGGCGAGATGGCCGAGCTGCTGCCGTTCGTCTCGCGCTACCGTCTGATCCCGCTGGGCGCGCTCGCCTCGCAGTGGCCGGAGGAGGACCTCTCCCTCGCCATCGACGGCAGCTCCGCCCACGCGCTGACCCTGACCTCACGGGGCGTACGCACCCTGCTGGCCCGCTGA
- the pqqB gene encoding pyrroloquinoline quinone biosynthesis protein PqqB: MAVRVVLLGTAAGGGFPQWNCACEPCSAARGGRLPSRTRECAAVTGNGRDWWLLNASPDLRTQLAATGALWPGPGLRDTPVRGVLLTDAEYDHVTGLTELRGATGLKVYAAPPVRAALAPARAALDRHTPWEWPDSLADGGFVLAGGLVVTARPVGAKVPAYVPVQAPLPERAWVTAYRIEDLASGGVLLYAPCVGAWSTELDDLCAEADCVLVDGTYFAAEEGGSAVRAGAGWAAGTHLPVTGPGGTLGELARHLGARRIYNHLGHTNPLLDPSSPARARVAAEGVEVLADGTELVL; the protein is encoded by the coding sequence ATGGCCGTGAGGGTCGTCCTGTTGGGCACCGCCGCCGGCGGCGGCTTCCCGCAGTGGAACTGCGCCTGCGAGCCGTGCTCCGCGGCCCGTGGCGGCCGGCTGCCCTCCCGGACCCGTGAGTGCGCCGCCGTCACCGGCAACGGGCGCGACTGGTGGCTGCTGAACGCCTCACCCGACCTGCGCACCCAGCTGGCCGCGACCGGTGCCCTGTGGCCCGGACCCGGCCTCCGGGACACGCCGGTGCGCGGGGTGCTGCTGACCGACGCGGAGTACGACCACGTCACCGGGCTGACCGAGCTGCGCGGGGCGACGGGTCTGAAGGTGTACGCGGCCCCGCCGGTGCGGGCGGCCCTGGCACCGGCACGGGCCGCCCTGGACCGCCACACCCCGTGGGAATGGCCGGACAGTCTCGCCGACGGCGGCTTCGTGCTGGCCGGCGGGCTGGTCGTCACGGCCCGTCCGGTGGGCGCGAAGGTCCCCGCGTACGTTCCCGTGCAGGCACCGCTGCCCGAGCGCGCGTGGGTGACGGCGTACCGCATCGAGGATCTGGCCAGCGGGGGAGTCCTGCTCTACGCCCCGTGCGTCGGTGCCTGGAGCACGGAGTTGGACGACCTGTGCGCCGAGGCCGACTGCGTGCTGGTCGACGGCACCTACTTCGCGGCCGAGGAGGGGGGTTCGGCGGTCCGGGCCGGCGCCGGGTGGGCCGCCGGGACCCATCTGCCGGTCACGGGCCCGGGCGGCACTCTCGGCGAACTCGCCCGCCACCTCGGCGCACGCCGGATCTACAACCACCTCGGGCACACGAACCCCCTGCTGGATCCCTCCTCGCCGGCACGCGCGCGGGTCGCCGCGGAAGGCGTCGAGGTCCTCGCGGACGGAACGGAGCTGGTGCTCTAG
- a CDS encoding cytosine permease translates to MTRPQDSGDEGPADRPLRMETHGLDVIRDAERKGTPRTLFWPWFGANVSVLGLSYGAFALGFGISFWQALAAGVLGIVVSFLLCGFIAVAGKRGSAPTMVLSRAAYGVRGNRLPSLVSWMLTVGWETVLTALATMATATVFGRLGWGGGTGTQAVALAVVAALTVVGGVMGFDLIMRLQTWITLITGVLTVVYIALVADHVHWDTVRAIPSGSAQQLIGALVFMMTGFGLGWVNAAADYSRYLPRSSSGRGVIGWTAFGASAAPLLLLVFGLLLAGSSPELSKAVAADPIGALTTILPTWFLVPFAVVAVLGLVGGAVLDIYSSGLALLSAGLRVPRYLAALVDGVLMIAGSVYIVFFADDFLGQFMGFLTTLGVPIAAWCGIMLADLALRRRDYDEGDLYRPHGRYGDVPPAPLVLTLTATAVGWGLVTNTAADWLTWQGYLLGPLGLGGKDGAWAYANLGVLAALVLAFLGTLVLSRGRVREQETQAPSPALDEGTYRT, encoded by the coding sequence ATGACCCGACCGCAGGACTCCGGTGACGAAGGACCCGCCGACCGTCCCCTGCGGATGGAGACCCACGGGCTCGACGTGATCCGGGACGCGGAACGCAAGGGCACCCCCCGCACGTTGTTCTGGCCGTGGTTCGGCGCCAACGTCTCCGTCCTCGGGCTCAGCTACGGCGCCTTCGCCCTCGGTTTCGGCATCTCCTTCTGGCAGGCGCTCGCCGCAGGCGTGCTCGGCATCGTCGTCTCCTTCCTGCTGTGCGGCTTCATCGCGGTCGCCGGAAAGCGCGGCTCGGCACCCACGATGGTGCTCAGCCGAGCCGCGTACGGGGTGCGCGGCAACCGGCTGCCCTCCCTCGTCTCCTGGATGCTCACCGTCGGTTGGGAGACGGTCCTCACCGCGCTCGCCACCATGGCCACCGCGACCGTCTTCGGGCGGCTCGGCTGGGGCGGGGGCACCGGGACCCAGGCGGTCGCGCTCGCGGTGGTCGCCGCCCTGACCGTCGTCGGCGGGGTCATGGGCTTCGACCTGATCATGCGGCTGCAGACCTGGATCACCCTGATCACGGGCGTGCTCACCGTCGTCTACATCGCCCTGGTCGCCGACCACGTCCACTGGGACACGGTCCGCGCGATCCCGTCCGGCTCCGCCCAGCAGCTCATCGGCGCGCTGGTGTTCATGATGACCGGCTTCGGCCTCGGCTGGGTCAACGCGGCCGCCGACTACTCCCGCTACCTGCCCCGAAGCTCGTCCGGCCGGGGCGTGATCGGCTGGACCGCCTTCGGCGCCTCCGCCGCCCCGCTGCTCCTGCTGGTCTTCGGTCTGCTGCTGGCCGGTTCCTCGCCGGAGCTGAGCAAAGCCGTCGCGGCCGATCCCATCGGCGCGCTGACGACGATCCTGCCGACCTGGTTCCTCGTGCCGTTCGCCGTGGTCGCGGTGCTCGGCCTGGTCGGCGGGGCCGTCCTCGACATCTACTCCTCCGGCCTGGCGCTGCTCTCGGCCGGCCTGCGGGTGCCCCGGTACCTGGCCGCGCTTGTGGACGGCGTCCTGATGATCGCCGGCTCCGTCTACATCGTGTTCTTCGCCGACGACTTCCTCGGCCAGTTCATGGGCTTTCTCACCACGCTCGGCGTCCCCATCGCCGCCTGGTGCGGGATCATGCTCGCCGACCTGGCGCTGCGCCGCCGCGACTACGACGAGGGCGACCTGTACCGACCGCACGGCCGCTACGGCGACGTCCCCCCGGCTCCTCTCGTGCTCACCCTGACCGCCACGGCCGTCGGCTGGGGCCTGGTCACCAACACCGCCGCCGACTGGCTGACCTGGCAGGGCTACCTCCTCGGGCCGCTGGGCCTCGGCGGCAAGGACGGCGCTTGGGCGTACGCCAACCTGGGCGTCCTGGCGGCCCTGGTCCTCGCCTTCCTCGGCACCCTGGTGCTGAGCCGGGGCCGGGTGCGCGAGCAGGAGACGCAGGCGCCCAGCCCGGCCTTGGACGAGGGGACGTACCGCACATGA
- a CDS encoding cysteine hydrolase family protein, with the protein MTPAPGLLAVIDMQRVFADPASPWATPRYADAAAGVRALLPAFAGRVTFTRFIAPREPSGAWRAYYARWPFALQPPDAGLWQLTDGFGDHPEHVVDAPTFGKWTPRLAARLAPDERLVLAGVSTDCCVLSTALAAADAGTRVTVVADACAGVDDDSHLRALRVMALYGPLIEITTVADLLAEPGP; encoded by the coding sequence ATGACCCCCGCGCCCGGCCTGCTCGCCGTCATCGACATGCAGCGGGTCTTCGCCGACCCCGCGAGCCCCTGGGCCACGCCCCGGTACGCCGACGCGGCGGCCGGCGTACGGGCCCTGCTGCCGGCCTTCGCCGGACGCGTCACCTTCACCCGCTTCATCGCTCCCCGTGAGCCGAGCGGCGCCTGGCGCGCCTACTACGCGCGGTGGCCCTTCGCCCTCCAGCCGCCGGACGCCGGGCTCTGGCAGCTGACCGACGGGTTCGGGGACCACCCCGAGCATGTCGTGGACGCTCCCACCTTCGGCAAATGGACCCCGCGACTCGCCGCACGCCTCGCCCCGGACGAGCGTCTGGTCCTGGCCGGCGTCAGCACCGACTGCTGCGTACTGTCCACCGCCCTGGCCGCCGCCGACGCCGGTACCCGGGTGACGGTCGTGGCGGACGCCTGCGCGGGCGTCGACGACGACTCCCACCTCAGGGCCCTGCGGGTGATGGCGCTGTACGGACCGCTGATCGAGATCACCACCGTCGCCGACCTGCTCGCGGAGCCCGGACCCTGA
- the crcB gene encoding fluoride efflux transporter CrcB has product MTAPEAENVRVRPAPRRRSEWRTQAPVVAVVAVGGALGASARYGLTLALPTPEGGFPWATFLTNVVGCAVIGVFMVLITDVWAAHRLVRPFFGTGVLGGFTTFSTYAVDIRRLVGAGRPGLGFGYLAATLVAALAAVWLASAAARRVLIRRQR; this is encoded by the coding sequence ATGACAGCCCCGGAAGCAGAGAACGTCCGCGTCCGCCCCGCACCTCGGCGGCGGTCCGAGTGGCGCACCCAGGCACCCGTCGTCGCGGTGGTCGCCGTCGGCGGTGCCCTCGGCGCGTCGGCCCGCTACGGGCTCACTCTCGCCTTGCCCACCCCCGAGGGCGGCTTCCCCTGGGCCACCTTCCTGACCAACGTCGTCGGCTGCGCCGTGATCGGTGTGTTCATGGTGCTCATCACCGACGTGTGGGCCGCCCACCGCCTCGTCCGCCCGTTCTTCGGCACCGGCGTGCTCGGCGGGTTCACGACCTTCTCCACCTACGCCGTCGACATCCGCAGGCTCGTCGGCGCCGGCCGCCCCGGCCTGGGGTTCGGCTATCTCGCCGCGACGCTGGTCGCGGCCCTCGCTGCGGTGTGGCTCGCGTCGGCCGCCGCCCGCCGGGTGCTCATCAGGAGGCAGCGATGA
- a CDS encoding DUF190 domain-containing protein has translation MTSLTGRALRLTVYIGEDDTWHHKPLYSEIVHRAHAAGLAGASVFRGIEGFGASSCVHTSRLLSLSEDLPVAVVVVDTEERVRAFLPQLDELVGEGLVTLDECEVVRYVGRSPGPDEADPKGENSL, from the coding sequence ATGACGTCACTCACCGGCCGCGCCCTCAGGCTGACCGTCTACATCGGCGAGGACGACACCTGGCACCACAAGCCCCTCTACTCCGAGATCGTGCACCGCGCGCATGCCGCCGGACTCGCCGGAGCCAGCGTCTTCCGGGGCATCGAGGGCTTCGGCGCCTCCTCCTGCGTCCACACCTCCCGGCTGCTGTCCCTCAGCGAGGACCTGCCGGTCGCGGTGGTCGTCGTGGACACCGAGGAACGGGTCCGGGCGTTCCTGCCGCAGCTGGACGAGCTGGTCGGCGAGGGCCTCGTGACGCTGGACGAGTGCGAGGTCGTCCGGTACGTGGGCCGCTCGCCGGGCCCGGACGAGGCGGATCCGAAGGGTGAGAATTCGTTGTGA
- a CDS encoding MarR family winged helix-turn-helix transcriptional regulator has protein sequence MAVKTADARLEERWRDILAVHARTMCEIDRALHPHGLGASDFEVLDILASESSAEGDQCRVQNLVGRVHLSQSALSRLIGRLEKDGLVERSVCAEDRRGVWVALTRKGRELHARVLPLQRAVLQRMLAEQEGSAPRS, from the coding sequence ATGGCAGTCAAGACGGCCGACGCCCGGCTCGAGGAACGCTGGCGGGACATCCTCGCGGTGCACGCCCGCACGATGTGCGAGATCGACCGCGCGCTGCACCCGCACGGGCTGGGCGCGAGCGATTTCGAGGTGCTGGACATCCTGGCGTCCGAGTCCTCCGCCGAGGGCGACCAGTGCCGGGTGCAGAACCTCGTCGGGCGGGTGCATCTCAGCCAGAGCGCGCTGTCCCGGCTGATCGGCCGGCTGGAGAAGGACGGTCTGGTGGAGCGCTCGGTGTGCGCGGAGGACCGGCGCGGGGTGTGGGTCGCCCTCACCCGCAAGGGCCGCGAGCTGCACGCCCGGGTGCTGCCCCTCCAGCGGGCGGTGCTCCAGCGCATGCTGGCCGAGCAGGAGGGCTCCGCGCCCCGCTCCTAG
- a CDS encoding VOC family protein has translation MTAGVQTIIYPVKDLERAKPLFAALLGVEPYADEPYYVGFKAAGQDVGLDPNGHAKGMTGPVPYWHVTDLKGRLAALLAAGAELLQDAQDVGGGRLIASVKDPDGNLVGLLQDPAA, from the coding sequence ATGACCGCCGGCGTGCAGACGATCATCTACCCCGTGAAGGACCTGGAGCGGGCCAAGCCCCTGTTCGCCGCCCTGCTCGGCGTCGAGCCGTACGCGGACGAGCCGTACTACGTGGGGTTCAAGGCCGCCGGGCAGGACGTCGGTCTCGACCCGAACGGGCACGCCAAGGGCATGACCGGTCCGGTGCCGTACTGGCACGTGACGGATCTGAAGGGACGGCTCGCGGCCCTGCTGGCGGCCGGTGCCGAGCTCCTCCAGGACGCGCAGGACGTGGGCGGGGGGCGGCTCATCGCCTCGGTGAAGGACCCCGACGGCAATCTGGTGGGGCTGCTCCAGGACCCCGCGGCCTGA